In a genomic window of Weissella tructae:
- a CDS encoding carbamoyl phosphate synthase small subunit produces the protein MKRYLVLENGSVYAGEGFGAKKSVVGELVFNTGMSGYQESITDLSYQGQILTFTYPLIGNYGINRDDFESFTPAATAIVTHEIARRPSNWRSEMSISEWAERHDLPGITGIDTRALTKELRDSGVMKATIVDEITPELVTELGQAVLSKQQVAEVSTKKPYVNPNLGPTIALIDFGLKNSILRALAKRQVNVIVFPSTSTAADVLAVNPDGILLSNGPGDPEDVAHILPVIRELQAVKPLMGICLGHQLFALANGAKTYKMKFGHRGFNHAVKAIGRSRADFTSQNHGYAVDADSLVGTDLEVTQVEINDGSVEGIRLTNRPAFSVQYHPDAAPGPHDAEYLFDDFLTMIAVDKGEANNA, from the coding sequence ATGAAACGCTATCTCGTATTAGAAAATGGATCAGTATATGCAGGAGAAGGATTTGGGGCGAAGAAATCCGTTGTTGGGGAATTAGTCTTTAATACGGGAATGTCTGGATATCAAGAATCAATTACTGACTTGTCATACCAAGGTCAAATTTTGACTTTCACATATCCACTAATTGGTAACTACGGTATCAACCGTGATGATTTTGAATCATTCACACCCGCAGCGACTGCGATTGTGACACACGAAATTGCACGCCGTCCATCGAACTGGCGTTCAGAAATGTCAATCAGCGAATGGGCAGAACGCCATGATCTACCAGGAATTACAGGGATTGATACACGTGCGCTAACAAAAGAATTGCGTGATTCAGGGGTTATGAAGGCAACAATCGTTGATGAAATTACACCTGAATTAGTAACTGAATTAGGACAAGCGGTTTTGTCTAAGCAACAAGTTGCGGAAGTTTCAACTAAGAAGCCATATGTGAACCCAAACTTAGGACCAACAATTGCATTGATTGACTTTGGTTTGAAGAACTCAATTCTACGTGCCTTGGCTAAGCGTCAAGTGAACGTTATCGTCTTCCCTTCAACATCAACGGCTGCGGACGTATTGGCAGTGAACCCAGATGGAATTCTACTATCAAATGGACCTGGTGATCCAGAAGACGTTGCGCACATCTTGCCAGTGATTCGTGAACTGCAAGCAGTGAAACCTTTGATGGGAATCTGTTTGGGACACCAATTGTTCGCACTTGCGAATGGTGCTAAGACATACAAGATGAAGTTTGGACATCGTGGATTTAATCACGCCGTTAAGGCAATCGGGCGTTCACGTGCCGACTTTACATCACAAAACCACGGATATGCAGTTGATGCAGATTCATTGGTTGGAACGGACTTAGAAGTAACACAAGTAGAAATTAATGATGGATCAGTTGAAGGAATTCGTCTGACAAATCGTCCAGCGTTCTCAGTGCAATATCACCCAGATGCTGCACCAGGACCACATGACGCAGAATACCTATTCGATGATTTTCTAACAATGATTGCGGTTGACAAGGGGGAAGCAAACAATGCCTAA
- the carB gene encoding carbamoyl-phosphate synthase large subunit, whose translation MPKRTDINKILVIGSGPIVIGQAAEFDYSGTQAVMSLKEEGYEVVLVNSNPATIMTDTEMADQVYIEPLTLEFLERILRKERPDAIVPTLGGQTGLNMAKDLAEAGILAELDIELLGTKLSAIEEAEDREEFKALMERLDEPVPESTIATTIEEAVNFAEENGYPVIVRPAYTLGGTGGGIAATREELLEISETGLELSPVTQVLIERSIAGFKEIEFEVMRDRADNALIVASMENFDPVGVHTGDSIVVAPVQTLSDVELQMMRDAALKIIRALKIEGGVNIQMALDPESMKYYIIEVNPRVSRSSALASKATGYPIAKMAAKIAVGLTLDEIMNPVTGTTKAELEPALDYVIVKIPRWPFDKFQSADRHLGTQMKATGEVMAIGRNIEEAMNKAVRSLEIDVTGLNDMRFEEVGTEALLDLLMPARDDRLFMIAELLRRHVTPEAIHERTKIDFFFLDKLVRIVEIEQALAENVADVDTLELAKKNGFADTTIGEFWKMSGDDVKALRAEHGIMPVYKMVDTVAAEFESQTPYYYSTYEKETESVRTERESVLVLGSGPIRIGQGVEFDYATVHAVKAIQEMGYEAIIMNSNPETVSTDFSVSDKLYFEPLTIEDVMNVIDLEQPKGVVVQFGGQTAINLAAPLAERGVQILGTTVTDLDKAEDREEFDQVIKRLTLTQPVGKTATTIPGALAAAEEIGYPVLVRPSYVLGGRAMEIVGNANELEDYMHRAVQVSNDHPVLIDSYLVGDEAEVDVLSDGETVVIPGIMEHIERSGVHSGDSMSVYPTQSLSQKVKDEMVAASIALAKELKTVGLMNVQFVIHDDTAYVIEVNPRASRTVPFISKVTGLPLAQLATKVMLGQKLSDLGLETGVVPESKDVHVKAPIFSFTKLPMVDSLLGPEMKSTGEVMGSDRTYAKALYKAFEAANTKIPTFGNVLFTIADDGKEEALSLAKRFDRLGFQMLATAGTAQFLSENNLRVSVLDKIGESDNNAVTAMRDGRLQLAINTTKPDESAENDGRLIRSAAIENAVPLFTNFDTVDALLHVLEARAFDVNPMA comes from the coding sequence ATGCCTAAGCGTACAGATATTAACAAGATTTTGGTGATTGGTTCAGGGCCAATTGTTATCGGACAAGCTGCTGAATTTGACTATTCAGGAACACAAGCGGTTATGTCTTTGAAAGAAGAAGGTTATGAAGTTGTTTTGGTTAACTCAAACCCAGCAACAATTATGACTGACACAGAAATGGCTGACCAAGTCTACATCGAACCATTAACACTAGAATTTCTAGAACGTATCTTGCGTAAGGAACGTCCAGACGCTATTGTGCCAACTCTAGGGGGACAAACAGGGTTGAACATGGCCAAGGATTTGGCAGAAGCGGGTATCTTAGCGGAGCTAGATATCGAACTTTTAGGGACTAAGCTTTCAGCGATTGAGGAAGCTGAAGACCGTGAAGAATTTAAGGCATTGATGGAACGTTTGGATGAACCAGTGCCAGAATCAACAATTGCCACAACGATTGAAGAAGCTGTTAACTTCGCAGAAGAAAATGGTTACCCAGTGATTGTTCGACCAGCCTACACACTTGGTGGAACTGGTGGTGGAATCGCCGCAACACGTGAAGAATTGTTGGAAATTTCAGAAACTGGTTTGGAATTGTCACCAGTAACACAAGTATTGATCGAACGTTCAATCGCCGGATTTAAGGAAATTGAATTTGAAGTGATGCGTGACCGTGCCGACAACGCCTTGATTGTTGCATCAATGGAAAACTTTGACCCAGTTGGTGTGCACACAGGAGACTCAATCGTTGTAGCGCCAGTGCAAACTTTGTCAGACGTTGAATTGCAAATGATGCGTGATGCTGCTTTGAAGATTATTCGCGCCTTGAAGATTGAAGGTGGAGTTAACATCCAAATGGCTTTGGATCCTGAATCAATGAAGTACTACATCATTGAAGTTAACCCACGTGTGTCGCGTTCATCAGCCCTAGCATCAAAGGCAACTGGTTACCCAATTGCGAAGATGGCTGCGAAGATTGCGGTTGGTTTGACACTAGATGAAATCATGAACCCTGTTACAGGGACAACAAAGGCTGAACTTGAACCAGCATTGGACTACGTGATTGTTAAGATTCCACGTTGGCCATTCGACAAGTTCCAATCAGCTGATCGTCATCTAGGAACACAAATGAAGGCAACTGGAGAAGTTATGGCCATCGGTCGTAACATCGAAGAAGCCATGAACAAGGCTGTACGTTCACTAGAAATCGACGTTACAGGTTTGAACGACATGCGTTTTGAAGAAGTTGGCACAGAAGCATTGCTAGACTTGCTAATGCCAGCACGTGATGATCGTCTATTCATGATTGCAGAATTACTACGTCGTCATGTAACACCAGAAGCGATTCACGAACGTACAAAGATTGATTTCTTCTTCTTGGACAAGTTGGTTCGCATCGTTGAAATCGAACAAGCATTGGCAGAAAATGTCGCTGATGTGGACACATTGGAATTGGCTAAGAAGAACGGATTTGCGGACACAACAATCGGTGAATTCTGGAAGATGTCAGGGGATGATGTGAAAGCATTGCGTGCCGAACACGGAATCATGCCAGTTTATAAGATGGTAGACACTGTTGCCGCTGAATTCGAATCACAAACACCGTACTACTACTCAACATACGAAAAGGAAACAGAATCAGTGCGTACAGAACGCGAAAGCGTGCTAGTACTTGGTTCAGGACCAATCCGTATCGGACAAGGTGTGGAATTTGACTATGCAACAGTTCACGCGGTTAAGGCCATTCAAGAAATGGGCTATGAAGCGATTATCATGAACTCAAACCCTGAAACAGTGTCAACTGACTTCTCTGTTTCAGACAAGTTGTACTTTGAACCATTAACAATTGAAGATGTTATGAACGTCATCGATTTGGAACAACCTAAGGGAGTTGTGGTGCAATTCGGTGGACAAACAGCCATCAACTTGGCCGCACCTTTGGCAGAACGTGGTGTGCAAATCTTGGGAACAACAGTGACTGATTTGGACAAGGCTGAAGACCGTGAAGAGTTTGACCAAGTAATCAAGCGTCTTACATTGACACAACCAGTTGGTAAGACAGCCACAACAATTCCAGGTGCCTTGGCAGCTGCGGAAGAAATTGGTTACCCAGTCTTGGTTCGCCCATCATACGTTTTGGGTGGTCGTGCCATGGAAATTGTTGGTAATGCCAACGAACTAGAAGACTATATGCACCGTGCAGTACAAGTTTCAAATGACCATCCTGTCTTGATTGACTCATACTTGGTAGGGGATGAAGCTGAAGTTGACGTCCTATCTGACGGTGAAACAGTTGTTATTCCTGGAATTATGGAACACATTGAACGTTCAGGAGTGCATTCAGGTGACTCAATGTCAGTCTACCCAACACAATCATTGTCACAAAAGGTTAAGGACGAAATGGTTGCGGCCTCAATCGCCTTGGCTAAGGAATTGAAGACTGTCGGATTGATGAACGTACAATTTGTTATCCATGATGACACTGCGTATGTGATTGAAGTTAACCCACGTGCCTCACGTACAGTACCATTTATCTCTAAGGTAACTGGATTGCCACTAGCACAATTAGCAACAAAGGTGATGCTAGGACAAAAGCTTTCAGACCTAGGACTAGAAACTGGTGTGGTACCAGAAAGCAAGGATGTCCACGTTAAGGCGCCGATCTTCTCATTCACGAAGTTGCCAATGGTGGACTCATTGCTTGGACCGGAAATGAAGTCAACTGGTGAAGTTATGGGATCAGACCGCACATACGCTAAGGCATTGTACAAGGCGTTTGAAGCAGCGAATACAAAGATTCCAACTTTCGGAAACGTATTGTTCACGATTGCAGATGATGGTAAGGAAGAAGCACTTAGCTTGGCTAAGCGATTTGACCGTCTAGGATTCCAAATGCTAGCAACAGCAGGAACAGCGCAATTCCTATCAGAAAACAACTTGCGTGTCTCAGTTTTGGACAAGATTGGGGAATCTGATAACAACGCAGTTACAGCGATGCGTGATGGTCGCCTACAATTAGCGATTAACACAACAAAGCCTGATGAATCAGCTGAAAACGACGGACGTTTGATCCGTAGCGCAGCGATTGAAAATGCTGTACCACTATTTACAAACTTTGACACAGTTGACGCGCTGTTGCATGTACTTGAAGCGCGCGCATTTGATGTCAATCCAATGGCATAA
- the pyrF gene encoding orotidine-5'-phosphate decarboxylase yields MTVPIFIALDFPTADEMWDFLSAFPSDELPAVKVGMELFYAEGPSLVRDLKAAGFTVFLDLKLYDIPNTVGQAVKNLAKLDIDYLTVHAAGGQRMMEAAVAGAKEGAATVGVKAPKLLAITQLTSFSESEMQATQLVSVPLEESVVHLAQLAQKSGIDGTISSAFESNMIHEAVGNEFLSITPGIRLSGDDQGDQSRVMTPARAAEMTADGLVVGRSITQASDPVNAYQLVVEGFEEVKNG; encoded by the coding sequence ATGACAGTACCCATTTTTATTGCGTTAGATTTTCCAACAGCTGATGAGATGTGGGATTTCTTGTCTGCATTTCCAAGTGATGAGTTACCAGCTGTAAAAGTTGGGATGGAATTATTTTACGCAGAAGGACCTAGTTTAGTCCGTGATTTAAAAGCGGCTGGATTTACAGTGTTCTTGGACTTAAAGTTATATGACATCCCCAATACAGTTGGGCAAGCAGTTAAGAACTTAGCGAAATTGGACATTGATTACTTAACTGTCCATGCAGCTGGGGGACAACGTATGATGGAAGCGGCCGTTGCTGGTGCAAAAGAAGGAGCGGCAACAGTTGGTGTGAAAGCGCCTAAGCTACTAGCCATTACGCAACTAACATCATTTAGTGAGTCTGAAATGCAAGCCACACAACTTGTATCGGTTCCATTAGAAGAATCAGTTGTACACTTAGCGCAACTTGCACAAAAGTCAGGAATTGATGGCACAATTTCTTCAGCCTTTGAATCAAATATGATTCATGAAGCGGTGGGGAATGAGTTCCTATCAATTACACCGGGAATCCGTTTATCTGGTGATGATCAAGGTGATCAAAGTCGAGTTATGACACCAGCACGGGCAGCAGAAATGACAGCCGACGGATTGGTTGTGGGACGATCAATTACGCAAGCGAGTGATCCCGTTAATGCTTATCAATTAGTAGTCGAAGGATTTGAAGAGGTAAAAAATGGTTAA
- the pyrE gene encoding orotate phosphoribosyltransferase — MVNYQQAVASALLEIGAVKFQPNTPFTWASGLKSPIYTDNRQTISYPEVRDTIANGLAALIREKYPDANVIGGVATAGIPHAAWVAQVMNLPMVYVRSKPKDHGAGNQIEGRVDGDSHVVLIDDLISTGGSVLGAVDAVRKAGAQVDGVVSIFSYELPAADENFAAANTAFAPLTTYSELVAAAGEQGQLTAEEMQTLTEWRKNPSAWSDAHQG; from the coding sequence ATGGTTAATTATCAACAAGCAGTTGCGAGTGCGTTACTTGAAATTGGTGCGGTTAAGTTCCAACCAAACACACCTTTTACATGGGCATCAGGTTTGAAGAGCCCTATCTATACTGACAACCGTCAAACAATTAGTTATCCAGAAGTACGTGATACCATTGCGAATGGACTAGCTGCATTAATTCGTGAAAAGTACCCAGACGCCAATGTTATTGGTGGGGTTGCAACGGCGGGAATTCCGCACGCAGCATGGGTTGCACAAGTGATGAACTTGCCAATGGTGTATGTTCGTTCAAAGCCAAAGGATCACGGCGCAGGTAACCAAATTGAAGGTCGCGTTGATGGCGACAGTCATGTTGTTTTGATTGATGATTTGATTTCAACTGGTGGATCAGTATTAGGTGCTGTTGATGCAGTACGTAAGGCTGGGGCACAAGTAGATGGTGTTGTATCAATTTTCTCTTACGAATTGCCAGCCGCAGATGAAAACTTTGCTGCAGCAAACACAGCATTTGCACCGCTAACAACGTATTCAGAATTGGTAGCAGCAGCGGGAGAACAAGGGCAATTAACGGCAGAAGAAATGCAAACTCTAACAGAATGGCGTAAAAACCCAAGTGCATGGAGTGATGCGCATCAAGGTTAA
- a CDS encoding glycosyltransferase family 4 protein: MKIGLFTDTYFPQVSGVATSIKTLKEQLEAQGHEVYIFTSTDPKVKKPTIEPHIYRFSSMPFIGFKDRRITYRGGFQALQIAKKLELDLVHTQTEFSLGLIGKFVARQMKIPVVHTFHTNYEDYLHYVANGRLIRPADVALIARYFLNSMTAIVSPSQQTFDTLMKYKVQTPVEIIPTGVKVAHDQSTDNSVELRASLGLAQDTPVLMSIGRVAFEKNIDQALSVFSEVLKDIPNAMFVIVGNGPAMSSLKDHAEAIGIAASVIFVGEVNHDQIYGYYRVGDVFVSASTSETQGLTFIEAITADTPVVAMHSDYMDTIVIDENIGTLVDNGEEMVEPIVRYLQAKQVGDVIGDPTSRAAILHEIDERTFGTRINDFYEFAFTLYHADAQTDEDDDNDAEYARSFLHPFRRDSHD, encoded by the coding sequence ATGAAAATTGGATTGTTTACAGATACCTACTTTCCACAAGTCTCAGGAGTAGCGACGTCCATTAAGACATTAAAAGAACAGCTTGAAGCACAAGGACATGAAGTGTATATCTTCACGTCAACAGATCCGAAGGTGAAGAAGCCAACAATTGAACCGCATATTTACCGTTTTTCAAGTATGCCTTTTATTGGTTTTAAAGACCGTCGTATTACTTACCGAGGTGGCTTCCAAGCGTTGCAAATTGCAAAGAAACTGGAATTGGATTTGGTACACACGCAAACTGAATTTTCTTTGGGATTAATCGGGAAGTTCGTTGCGCGTCAAATGAAAATCCCGGTCGTGCATACATTCCACACGAATTATGAAGATTATCTACATTATGTTGCGAATGGTCGTTTAATTCGACCTGCTGATGTGGCCTTAATTGCGCGCTACTTTTTGAATAGCATGACAGCCATTGTGTCACCATCACAACAAACATTCGATACATTGATGAAGTATAAGGTACAAACACCCGTTGAAATTATTCCAACAGGTGTCAAAGTAGCGCATGATCAATCTACTGACAACAGTGTTGAATTACGCGCGAGTCTAGGACTGGCACAAGATACACCTGTTTTGATGTCAATTGGTCGTGTGGCCTTTGAAAAGAATATTGATCAAGCGTTGTCAGTCTTTAGCGAAGTCTTGAAAGATATCCCTAATGCGATGTTCGTTATCGTTGGTAATGGACCAGCTATGTCGTCATTGAAGGATCACGCTGAAGCAATTGGTATTGCAGCATCTGTGATTTTTGTGGGTGAAGTCAATCATGATCAAATCTATGGTTACTACCGTGTTGGAGATGTCTTTGTTTCTGCGTCAACGTCTGAAACACAAGGACTGACATTTATTGAAGCTATTACAGCGGATACACCAGTTGTGGCTATGCACAGTGATTATATGGATACCATTGTCATTGATGAAAACATTGGGACATTGGTCGACAATGGTGAAGAAATGGTTGAACCGATTGTACGTTACTTACAAGCTAAGCAAGTAGGGGACGTTATTGGTGACCCAACAAGTCGTGCCGCCATTCTGCATGAAATTGATGAACGTACTTTTGGTACGCGCATTAATGATTTTTACGAATTTGCATTTACGCTATACCATGCGGATGCACAGACAGATGAAGATGATGATAATGACGCGGAATACGCGCGTTCATTCTTGCATCCATTTAGGAGAGATTCACATGATTAA
- a CDS encoding glycosyltransferase family 4 protein, with translation MIKITMFSAAETVPGQGVGSAYRELVNLLQKKFPKELDLQFNTLKKTDISHYHTINFKYFLSTFLPKRGRKLGYVHFIPETLEDSIKLPRPIKNMFYWYVMTFYKRMDHLVVVNPTFIDKLVDLGVKRERVTYIPNFVAKETFYPMTAEEKLDVRNKLEIPQDAFVILGVGQVQERKGIWDFIALAEANPNWHFIWAGGFSFGAMTAGYEELKKVVDNPPANLHFPGIVDRSLMNDYYNAADVFLLPSFTELFPMSALEAFSTGTPTVLRDIELYRAILDGYYVPADGRPGMQEALQQLSEDEAFSAKLSQEALAASDRYSEANVAEIWLDFYAQQKQEG, from the coding sequence ATGATTAAAATTACAATGTTCTCAGCTGCTGAAACAGTACCTGGGCAAGGGGTTGGTTCAGCTTATCGTGAACTAGTAAATCTATTGCAAAAGAAGTTCCCAAAGGAATTGGACTTGCAATTCAACACGTTGAAAAAGACAGACATCAGCCATTACCACACGATTAACTTTAAATATTTCTTGAGCACATTCTTGCCCAAGCGTGGTCGTAAGCTTGGTTATGTCCACTTCATTCCAGAAACACTAGAAGATTCAATCAAGTTACCACGTCCAATTAAGAACATGTTCTACTGGTATGTGATGACCTTTTATAAGCGTATGGATCACTTGGTTGTTGTGAACCCAACATTTATTGATAAGTTGGTTGATTTAGGTGTGAAGCGTGAACGCGTGACCTATATTCCTAACTTCGTTGCAAAAGAAACATTCTATCCAATGACTGCGGAAGAAAAGCTAGACGTGCGAAACAAATTAGAGATTCCACAAGATGCTTTTGTTATTTTAGGGGTTGGACAAGTACAAGAACGTAAAGGTATTTGGGATTTCATTGCTCTAGCAGAAGCAAATCCTAACTGGCACTTCATTTGGGCCGGTGGATTTTCATTTGGTGCGATGACTGCGGGATATGAAGAATTGAAGAAAGTGGTGGATAACCCACCTGCTAATTTGCATTTCCCAGGGATTGTTGATCGTAGCTTAATGAATGACTACTACAATGCAGCAGATGTATTCTTGTTGCCAAGTTTTACAGAACTATTCCCGATGTCAGCGTTGGAAGCGTTCAGTACAGGAACACCGACTGTGTTGCGTGATATTGAATTATATCGTGCGATTTTAGATGGTTACTATGTTCCTGCCGATGGCCGTCCGGGGATGCAAGAAGCTTTGCAACAACTTTCAGAAGATGAAGCATTTTCAGCAAAGCTATCTCAAGAAGCGTTGGCAGCATCTGATCGTTATTCAGAAGCGAATGTCGCTGAAATTTGGCTGGACTTCTATGCGCAACAAAAACAAGAGGGGTAA